TTACCACTAAAGCAATTAACTTTCTAACCAACTGACTGATTTAACTAACTAAGCAACTTACCACCAAAGCAACCAactaaccaaccaaccaaccaaccaaccagccAACCAACTAACTGAATGACTGACTAACTAACTAAGCAACTAACCACCAAACTAACCACCAAAGCAACCAActaactaattatctaagcaacTAACCAATGAACTAACcaactaacaaacaaactgactaACTAACCAGCCAACTAACTGAATGactgactaactaactaactaagcAACTAACCACCAAAGCAACCAActaactaattatctaagcaacTAACCAATGAACTAACcaactaacaaacaaactgactaACTAACCAGCCAACTAACTGAATGACTGACTAACTAACTAAGCAACTAACCACCAAAGCAACCAActaactaattatctaagcaacTAACCAATGAACTAACcaactaacaaacaaactgactaACTAACCAGCCAACTAACTGAATGACTGATTAACTAACTAAGCAACGAACCACCAAAGCAATCAACTAACTAAttaaccaaccaaccaactaACCGACTGAATGACTGGTTAACTTACTAAGCAACTTACTACCAAACTAACCACCAAAGCaattaactaactaactgactaaCCAACTGACTGATTAACTCACTAAGCAACTAACCACCAAAGACACCAACTAACTATTTACCTAACCAACTAACCAACGAACTAACCAACCAACCAGCCAACCAACTAACTGAATGACTGATTAACGTACTAAGCAACTTATCACCAAACTAACCACCAAAACAAAAGCTGCCACCTTATACGTCAGTTGTCATCAGAACAGCCAATAGCAACATTCAGTTGCAGTAGCCAGGTTTGAACCTGTAGAGGGCAGTCACTGTGAATATGCTGAACACAACATGCAGAGTTGAAATACTTCACACTCAAACATTGAGATCTGGACCGGAGTCAatgagctacacacacacacacacacacacacacacacacacacacacacacgccgtTGTGGTTACCTGAGGAAAGTGGTTTGTTGGTTTAGTTGCTCTGCAAGCCTCAGCGCGTGCTCCagctctgtgtgactgagacgagAGGAAACACCTGCAGAaggatgtgatgatgatgatgatgatgatgatgatgttctctcttctgcttgtctGTGTAGGATGTTCGAGAAGAGATCTTCAGACTCGACGAGGGACTGGACGTGGTGGTTTCCCACAACCCAAGAACCCTGCGGTCTGTCACCTACCTGCTGCTAGGTGTGAACAGGATGAAAAAGCCCCTGACTCAGTGCGGCAGGGAGCTCAGTGACGACGAGCTCTGCTGTGCCATCATGGACAGCCTGGTGACCGGTGGGTAACCACACTGTTTCGCTTCATTACAGCGAGTTAAAGAGAAACCGGAACATCCAGGTTCAGAAAACAGTGtcattcaaaatcacactgatATTTTTAAACTATTCTAATTACTAAAAATTAAACCTTGGCGCAGAGTCAACAGCACGTCGTGCGGCTTGCTTCCCATAAACGCTTGATATTCAGAGGCTAGATGCAAGGGGGAGTTCATGAATGAGTCATGTGCAGAGGCAGAAAAAGTATCAGGGACTGGTTTTCttcttaagtatgacacttaaggcttgATTgctccttagctgagggactacacagttgcacagaaccCCTTAAAACAGCGGTTTCCAACTGATCCAgacacagggtccagatttctcctttagTCATTgcttcaaggtccacacagtttaatccactcagcgtcatacttgcatttgaacTGGCTGTCCATccgtcactcactctacagcaggaaatggaacttcaaaataaaagctctgtgctgtaaattcactgtacttaaaaataaagtatgttttttaaGAGCTggacatgtttgcgagtcacttgccgtccattcagaatggacccaccagctgggaaccgcTGCACTAAAAGGTTTCCTTTGGTACGGAcaaaagagattttacagcactAAGTTTCTTAGAGATTGTTTGTTAACTCGGACTCAGGCTTGTGACGCCTGTTATCCTCTCACAAAGTTGGCTCATAAGACAAGAAAACTAaactggtcagaggaggaaaacttACAATACAACCATTGAACGCATAAACTAAAAAAGTAAATTTGTTCCCAAATACCAGGAAAATAATTGTGCAAGAAAAATGAATTCAGTCAAATGTAAAGTGTGAAATAAAAAGCGTATCTGTTGGGTTCTCCTGGGGCCGTGTTCACAAAGCTTTCTGGCAGAGAGAGTTGCTTCCAGTGATgaaattttcttagaatttccccttaaagatAAGACttggtccttgtaaagataaatcCTTAACCAGCTTtgtgacagtctggtgacctgtccagggcgtaccccgcctctcgcccagtgtcagctgggataaacTCCAGCCCCCCAGCAACCCCCAAGAGAATAAGCAGCTACatacaatgaatgaatgaatgaatgaatgaatgaggaaaccttaactaggaaaatcttaacttaaggtgtaTTGTGCAACCGACCCCTGGGACCCTAACCCTTACAAGGAAAAGTCCTGCATCCAAAATTCAGAGAGTACAGAAGTATCAACATCAAAACATACTCACCAGCCCGTGTTCCCATTATAATcactgatgcattcatgtgttcatctcTTCACTGCTGCAGCCCGGATGTGACGTCATGACTTCAGCTCTCGATCAGACACTCTGTTCTTCTGAAAGCTTAAAAACATCTGCCTCCATCTTCCCACAGAAACAGTCGTGGATAGGACTGCGAGCTCGTCGACCACGAGCGCGTCCGCCGAAGTCAAAAGAGTGTACGAGCGCGTCAACAGCGGGAACCAGTGCACGCTGCTGGACCTTTATCGGAAACACATCATCCTCACGTCAGAGGGGTGTCAGCTGCTCGCCGTCACTCTGAAAGGAGGAAACTGTGAACGCAAAGGTACTGAGAAGGACGTGAACTCGTACTGAAGCGTACTTAGTACTTTACTAATTTGTATGATGCTtctaattaaatttaaaaatatttatcataTGATATGATGCAGTATTTTAAGTGAAACTGAAGTGAAATTTTACATTCTGGACTTgaacttgtaacagagtattttagACCACAGTGTTTCTACTTTGACGTCAGTAAGGTATCTGAATACTTCTAATACTTTGTCTCTCTGTTCCCCACATCAGTGAATTTCAAACTGGCGAGGTACATCAGTTCCATCGTCAAACCCGATGAAAGTCTGACCGTCCTCCTGTCCCTGAAAAGAAACCTGCACATTTCCTGCTCCATGAAAGACGACAAAGCCGTGTTGACCCTCGAGGTGAGCAAGAAaattacacttctgtttttcctgctgAGAGAGGAGGCGTTCACTTGATGTGATTTAAATggatggaaaagaaaaaaaatggatttaaaatgttaatttaaaactCACAATTTTGAGTTTATCTCAAAATTTTGACTGTTTACATCATCATTGTGATTTTCATCCTATAATTCTGACTTTGTACCTGATAACTTTGACTTTTACTCCatcattcagatttttttatctcataattttgagtttttatttcttaactttattttttttacttaatcTGAAATTGTTGACTTTAATCTCACAGTTTATAGTTTCTATCTCACCATTTTGACTTTTATCCAGTAATTTTGACTTTAGCCTcacaattttaaataaattcataattctgacttttttcataattctgaatttttatcccATATTTTTTTACTGCAGTCTCACAATTTATACTTTATATTTCATAATTTGAAGTTTTTATTTCGAaactttgggttttttttttataatttcagAACTTTTATctaattttgatttttatctCAAAATTTGAACTTTATCTAATAATTTTCAGTTTATGTAATAACTTTTATCTCAACATTGTGATTTTAATCATAATTCTGACTTTGTACCTGATAACTTTGAGTTTTACTCCATAATTCAGATTTATCGCATAATTTTGACTTAAATTTCacaatttagtttttatttcttaactttaatttttctgtcatcaTTTTGACTTAATCTGAAATTGTTGACTTTAACCTCATAGTTATAGTTTCTATCTCAccattttgactttttatttcataattttgacttttttcataattctCAATTTTTGTCCCATATTTTTGACTGCAGCCTCATGATTTATACTTTTTATCTCATAACTTGaagtttttatttcaaaactttttttttgaatTTCAGAACTTTTATCTAAAAATTTTGactttaatttaatcattttgatttttatctCAAAATTTTAACTCTTTATCTAATCATTTTCACTTTATGTAATAACTTTTATCTCACTGTGATTTTAATCATATAATTCAGACTTTTATATAAtgattttgacttttatttttatataaaaaaataaatatatctcATAGTTTGGACTTTAATCCCACAGTCTCTACTTCAGCTCACCATTTTGCTTGAGTCTCATAATTTCAACTTTTATCTTGTCATTTTGATAATTCtgtcatttatttaataattgtGATCATTCTCACAGTTTTGATTTAGTAACTAAAGCTTTGACTCATTTGAGGagtttatttacaaaaacagatgaGAAATTCATTATTGACTTTTGATATTCCTTCGAgtgcacaataaaaacaaacaaaaacaaaccatgaTTGATGGATATAAAAACTTTGAGAAatcaaaacaactaaaaaaataGTTGgagaaacataaaaataaaaaataaatgaaaatgaaccctttatttgtcttttaacaCAACAAACGTTGTTTCCCCTTTAACTGGCAGAGCGGTGTTTTTTACTTAAGATAATTAATAAGGGACGTTTCCTCTTATCTGTCTGACAGGAATGCAGCAAGGAAGATTTAAAGAGCATCAGCGAGGATGGAGACATGGACCGTTTCCTCTTCTTCAAGAGAACCAAGGGAATGTGTGAGAACACGTTTGAGTCTGTGAAGTACAGGGGCTGGTTCATCAGCACCAGTGACGCCGAAAACCAGCCTGTGGAACTGTGTAAGGTGGACGCCAACAGACACCTGACCTTCAGGATGGACTGAGACGTGTCGCCTGGTCCTGTGCAGTGTTAATGTATGCAGCATTATGCTTCTGCCTCACCACTAGATAGCGCTATCGTCTCAGTTCTTCCCTGAGCCTGCAGTGAACACTGCCGCTGGTGAGATTATGAATTAATCCACTAAATGTAGATTTACTTTATATTATCTTTACTCACCGACAAAATGATTTGTACAAACTAAATTTCTCCTCTGGCAGAGAAAGTTGTAAAAGGATATTCCTCAAAACTGAAAGTGTGATGGCGTTAAAttgttatgacatttttgtgtatttttttgaaTACATAAGCTTGCAAAATAACTTTTTGGCTTGTTCGtgtatttaaagtgtgtttctGTACTTTAATATTGACCCCTGTGTTTAACATGAAGGATTTAAATGACTTGTTAATCCTTGTTTTTCCAAATCTTACATTAAACATGACAGagtaattcagtgttttttgtctgtgatgctgatgaagatgaaaataataataataataataataataataataataataataataatattaacttTAATTTATATAGTGCCTTTCAAAAAACCCAAGGTCACTTTACAATACATAGTAAGGAAACAATAACACCAACACAAGCAGtacagaaaagcaacaaaactataacaaacaacagaagaaagcAGAGACACTGTGTGATGTACACtgagcatgagatggattatCGAATTAAAAAGCCATGGTGAACAGATGAGTTTTGAGGGTGGATTTGAAAATGTCCAGTGAAGGGGCGTTGTGGGTTACAGGGGAGAGAGCTCCAGAGGGTGGGGGCAGCGACGCTGAAGGCTCAGTCACCAAAAGTTCAGAGGTAGGAGTGAGGGATGAAGAGTAGGCCGGAGTCAGAGGAGCGCAGAGATCTGGATGGAGTGTAGGGGTGGAGGAGGTCCGTTATGTACTATGGGGCGGGGGCATGGAGGGACTTgtaggtgaggaggaggatttgTAGATTATGCAGGACTTGACTGTGAGCCAGCGGAGATGGATGATTGTGGGGATGATGTGCTGCCAGGGCTTGGTGTGGGTGAGGACCCTGGCAGCTGAGTTTTGTACATATTGGAGCCTGTCCAGGGTTTTGTTGGGAACTCCAAACAGGACACCGTTGCAGTAGTCCAGGCGGGAAGTGATGAAGGCGTGGATCAGTATTTCTGCAACTGAGTCAGTGAGTGATGGCCGGAGTCTGGAGATGTTTTTCAGGTGGTGGAAAGCAGATTTGGTGACAGATTTGATGTGGGTGTCCCAGGTTGCGGACCTCAGCAGATGGTAAGATGGTGGCACCGTCAATGGTTAGGATTAGATCCCCAACCTTCCGGAGCAGTGCTTTGGGGGCCACAACCATGAGCTCTGTcttgttgctgttgagtttgagtAGATTAGATGTCaaccaggattttattttgaagaggcAACTGATGAGCGACTGAGGGGGGCAGATGGGCAGAAGGGTTTGCACTGATGTAGAGCTGGGTGTTGTCGGCATAAGAATGAAAGTTGAGACCATGGTGGCGGATGATCTTGCCTAACACGAGCATGTAAATGTTGAACAGAAGGGGGCCAAGATGGCTTTATACTGAAACACGTTCGTTTTCTGTtcacaattaaaatacaaaagaagATAGATCAGTGagtgctgttgttttgtttgtttgtgtccaaAAATAAAACTCAGCCAGGACACGAAACACTCCGACACATAACCTCCATACAGCCACAACTAACAGTTCATTTGTGCTCAATGTGGGTTTCAACTGAATTCAATTCAATATagtagaactttatttattccAAAGAAAATTCTACCCAAAGCGACgctccccagctcctcctggaggaccctgaggcgttcccaggccagacgagatatataatccctccagtgtgttctgggtctgccccggggcctcctaccagtgggacgtgcccagaacacctctaacaggaggcgcccaggaggatcctgatcagatgttgaaccacctcaacatgaaggagcagcggctctttttttctcctcaacacacacacagggttgggtttaggaaaaaaagaaaagggtttggctttactgTCTCACGGGACGCGAACGCCGGCATCCACCCCTCCTACCCGCCCTAATTAGACTTCTGCTGCCGAGCatcattaaacaataacagtgactgGCCACGTCTCATGCCGACATGAAACCAAGCAGCGGGTTTCAACGACTTGGGAGTGAGACCCGGGTGGCGTTATAGATAGTGGTGATTTGTAAAGCCGTTAAATACGTCACAACATGCGGACGGAGAATTATTCTCACTATATTACTGATTTGTTCCCCATTTTGAAAACGTCTTTGATCGAATCTCGTTAGAACTGTGCCTCGCTGTCTTCACGCGTTCTGGTGGCATAGCTTCATTTTGTCTGTACCCATAAGCTCTCAGAgaacatgcacaaacagatgAAATTAACCGGAGACTGAACAGAAGTAAGGCTGCAGCGCTGACCAGTGACCAAGCGCCGGTTTTCAACGACTtgagagtgagaccaggttgtttctgtccttcacactggagctttaaatcAGATGTTGTAATTCTGTATTTGCGCTCAGCTCTGTTTTCTTAAAGCGCTCTTGTATTTGAATAATAAAATCTGTGTCCTGGTGTCAACACGCCACAGTGGGTCcacttctgtctgtctccatctctaACATACATCAGTGCTGATATGTACAGTGGAGTGCCGATGTCCTCTGCTGGTGACACATCATACAGCCTGTAATCTGAATCTCACAGCCACACAAATTAAAAGTCAATCTGCCCTTCCACTTCACAATAGCAGAATTCAAAAAAactccagccaatcagaggcaccTCAGAGGATTTCTTCTTCCCCTCATTGGCACAGCCCGCTCGGGTTTGCATGGCGACACCTTGGGCTTCCTCTCGACTCCACGGCACCACCAATGAGAGATGCTGAGCTGCGCCATGCAGCGCTGCTCTGCATCGTCGGAGCGTAAAGCAGATTACAGAGTGATGTGCATTTAACTTTAAAGAGATGAAGGGAAATCATATCGAAGCATGCACGATGTTTCATCTTTCATTCTCACACCTCCATCCTCGACAAACACACAGGATGTATCCGTGAGGACGCAGAGCGCCTTCATCAGCCTCTTTGAACTAATTCAATAATTCAGGCTTCTGCTGGAGCGTTTATGATTTATAGACACGTTCCTTCCTCCAGTTTTGCCTGAGATGTAAAAAATCacgtgtcagtgtgtgtgagcgacGGGGGAACACTCGTGTTTACacctcacatctaaagacactGATGATCTGAAATCACGAGCAAAAATCACATCCTTGaaaccgcacacacacacacacacacacacacacacacacacacgtgcaggaGTGCATGACCAGTAGTGAAcctactgtatgtgtatatatgtgtgtgtgtgtgtgtgtgtgtgtgtgtgtgtgtgtctccctctGCCATGCACATTCCCGGCACATGGCAACAGAAGCTAAATATAGCCCCAGCAGCAGCCCGGCCTCACAGCGGGATCATGCTTCCTCTTGCTAACGTAGGATCCCTCCCTGCCTGTCCCTGTTTCTCTGCTTCATACAAAAACATGGGTTCCTCTcgtgcaccccccccccccccttcttctTCACTTTCTCCCCTCCGTCAGCCTCCGTCTCTGCAGATACTCTCGCTCCGTCTCTGTGCACCTTTTCCCCTCAGAGCTCTTCTTCTGCAACCTGATGAAAAATGTTGTCTTCTTTGTAGCTGAACACAAACAACCACgttaacatgaacacacacacacacacacgagggcAGTGCTGGACTAAACACAAGTGCTCATGTACTGTTGAAGGTACTTCAGAGGTAAATAACACCCTTTTACCAACAACAATAAAAGGTGATGCAAAATCTATTGATATAATATGTAAacatacactcaccggccactttattaggtacacctgttcaactgctcgttaacgcaaatagctaatcagccaatcacgtggcagcagctcattaacatttagtcatgtagacatggtgaagacgagccgCTGAAgatcaaacggagcatcagaatgatgaagaaaggtgattgaagtgactttgaacgtggcatggttgttggtgccagacgggctggtctgagtatttcctgagattttcagcacaaccatctctagggtttacagaggatggtcccaaaaagagaaaatatccagtgagccaaaatgccttgttgatgccagaggtcagaggtcatggcatggtttaaacaccacagcctacctgagtattgttgctgagcgtgtccatccctttatgaccacagtgtacccatcttctgatggctacttccagcaggataacgcaccatgtcacaaagctcacatcatctcaaacatgacaatgagttcactgtactccaatggcctccacagtcaccagatctcagtccaatagagcacctttgggatgtgctggaacgggagattctcatcatggatcaactgtgtgatgtcatcatgtcaatatggaccaacatctctgaggaatgtttcagcaccttgttgactctgtgacaccaagaattaaaaaggaggTCCCACCtggtaccagcaaggtgtacctaataaagtggccagtgagtgtatatcaGTATTTAGTATTTTTCCTAGGGATGTCAATCAAGTAAAATATTTGATAATGATTGATCACTAATTAATCATAcattattcatttgttttacaACTGCAATGTATAAATTCTGCTTACACATTAATGATAATCCAAGAATAAAATCTAGGAACAACACGgtgaagtttgcatgttctccctgtgtcagcgtgggtttcctccaggtgctctgacatgttctccctgtgtcagtgtgggtttcctccaggtgctcccacatgttctccctgtgtcagcgtgggtttcctccaggtgctccagcttcctcccacagtccaaagacatgcaggttaattggtgactctaaattgtccgtaggtgtgaatgtgagtgtgaatggttgtctgtctctatgtgtcagccctgtgatagtctggtgacctctCCGCACCcccacgacccctaacaggataagtgattatggaaaatgaatgaatgaattaataataTCATCTTTATATTGCACTATGAAACTGGATGATACCTCTGACTTGCAGGACGTCTACTTGTAACAGATTAATTTACAGTTTGCAGTATTACTTCTTTAATTGAGGGATGTGAGCACTTCTTCCACTACTGCTTGAGGGCgcgacacacacacgcacacgcacacacacacagtcacactcaTATTTATAGTAGTGAGTAGGGTTTGATCTGACTGATCCTAGCGTGATAGTAATGGACTGCTGGGAGCATGTGGTATAATCCTGGCTTGATTTGGCACACTGCCTAGTGAGGTATTACATCGCTCACAGGCTGCATTAGTCCCACTGTTCACATGTGCATGCTTGCACACATTACTGCTGCGCTGCCCGGGAGGTGAGAGCGGGATGAAAGTGATGATGGGAGGTCACCGGGGACACGGAGCTCTCCAGCTGGGAGGAGCACATCTACAGAGGAGGAATATTCATGGAGACTTGGGAAAGTGATAATGGATCTGTTGGGGGTTCCCGCTGGCTTCGATACAGAAAAGGTCCACGCTCATTATGTGTATCTCGTGTGTTCGGGGTGTAAGTGGAGCTACAATTATTCCCTCCATCACTGGACTGTAACGTAGCACTTTGAACGCATCCTGAGATTTTTCATTGACCGACTGATCATGAAACATTAACAGTGGTGGAGAGTTACTAAGTATATTCACTGAAGTACATGTTTCAGGTACTTATGCTTTACTAGAGTATTCCCATTTGTTATTTCTTTATacttctaataataataataataataataataataataataataactagtccatacccactgagtgcacagttgcccacgtacagtttcacatggtgtgtgtttgggatacaggtcataggaaattgcagattaaatagtcaactgaccccattaagaagagcaatgtattcagacagagtgtttgtgaatctgatagtacgattgctttattgaaagtacagtagtaccattgccaatagtgggatagttagtgggctaaaactgtacattagtagttgaggtagcacgttgaaaggcagatagttaaagtgtttatatgttgtattgacttaaaagtgggcgcactggtagttcacatgggaaaggtgcggctagcccttgttgcagcagtggGGGTTGGAATCGCCTTCGttctttgctctctctctcccatccttcctgtcatgcttcactgtcctgtcaaatacaggAAAAAATTGCCacccaacattggtccacagggggagccacagcgatcggtggCATTTTAGATTAGAGTTAGATTtaaattagagttaaatttctccagtcaccttgaggcgtcctgttctacatatctataaagtttagtaaaaatccatatggcggttaggcctagataagaaatgagctctctagcgcccccattttgtttgatggggtcaataatggaggggtcccctcagattatgtgtgctcatatgcctacaaagttgcgtggtgatgggtgaaacccttgagatgttctacacctttatgtgatgagccacgccctccgcaatattcattgccttatagaagctcagttttaggaagttttccaacttttgccaagagggaactttagatattgctccctagattatgttcacccagtttcatgcagatcgctcaaacttcctaggaagagatccatttgatgtgtttttcaaaaaattcaaaatggcggaaaatctatataagcggaagttatgggttcttgaggcaaatgtgttcctcgtgaggagaggcatctctgtgcaaagtttcatgtctctacgacatacggggcatgagatatgcccattcaaagtttgacatttcaatgggttgctatagcgcccccctttggccaattgatgtaatattgcttcattggcatcctcccatgaccctctaccactgtgccaaatttcacatggattgaccaagtcagtgaggagaaaaacgtggaacacacacacgcacagagttttcatcattagaCTGTTCAAATTTTATCAGATCGAATGGATTAAATCTTGATAATGGAATGAATCATCCTGCGGGGGTggtgatgctaaaaaaaaacagacatctctttatgaatgtaagtcaatgggaaaaaaatctttttggtcccagtggcatcatgtgacagaccctGGAGAtggcagtaccactgtttggccactgcaAAAATTGGCCCAATTATTTTCCGTGTACAACTCTAATGCCGGCGGCGTTTTGATGCACATTGGCGCAGTTGGATGCGCCACCCCACAACACTTTACACCACAGTCATATTTCAAGCCTCACCACTCCCAGAATTAAATTTTAcc
The sequence above is drawn from the Epinephelus fuscoguttatus linkage group LG18, E.fuscoguttatus.final_Chr_v1 genome and encodes:
- the il1b gene encoding interleukin-1 beta; amino-acid sequence: MCDFDLSQVLDDSCEVDATGFESSFFNMTDVREEIFRLDEGLDVVVSHNPRTLRSVTYLLLGVNRMKKPLTQCGRELSDDELCCAIMDSLVTETVVDRTASSSTTSASAEVKRVYERVNSGNQCTLLDLYRKHIILTSEGCQLLAVTLKGGNCERKVNFKLARYISSIVKPDESLTVLLSLKRNLHISCSMKDDKAVLTLEECSKEDLKSISEDGDMDRFLFFKRTKGMCENTFESVKYRGWFISTSDAENQPVELCKVDANRHLTFRMD